The following proteins come from a genomic window of Sorghum bicolor cultivar BTx623 chromosome 3, Sorghum_bicolor_NCBIv3, whole genome shotgun sequence:
- the LOC8060327 gene encoding uncharacterized protein LOC8060327 produces MGNLVSQCVANGAGGARRPVVVGPDGSRTTVEENTGVAELMIDAPGHVVARATDVASERRVRAMAADEFLRAGMVYLLVPAGRAGARLGDREVEAIGRLVSGKKSSRKSRRHAGGKRVFPADVNGEEMENAAQEKEVVCAGKRAHDHGFGPRQWRPALDTIYEA; encoded by the coding sequence ATGGGCAACCTCGTCTCGCAGTGCGTCGCGAacggcgccggcggcgcgcggcggcctGTGGTCGTCGGGCCGGACGGCAGCCGGACGACGGTGGAGGAGAACACCGGGGTCGCGGAGCTGATGATCGACGCGCCGGGGCACGTGGTGGCTCGCGCCACGGACGTGGCGAGCGAGCGCCGGGTGCGGGCCATGGCGGCCGACGAGTTCCTGCGCGCTGGGATGGTGTACCTCCTCGTTCCCGCCGGTCGGGCCGGTGCGCGGCTGGGCGACCGTGAGGTCGAGGCCATCGGGCGGCTGGTCTCCGggaagaagagctcgaggaagaGCAGAAGGCACGCCGGCGGCAAGAGGGTCTTTCCGGCGGACGTCAACGGCGAGGAGATGGAGAACGCGGCTCAAGAAAAGGAGGTCGTGTGTGCCGGTAAACGGGCCCATGATCATGGATTTGGGCCCAGGCAATGGAGGCCCGCCCTGGATACCATCTATGAGgcctag